From the Desulfovibrio sp. JY genome, one window contains:
- a CDS encoding sigma-54 dependent transcriptional regulator: MNNPYGLLVVDDEPSIGKLLLKEFTTPARTVHVAASAREARELMAKHEFEVAVLDIRLPDVNGIDLMVELKARQEDLECILVTGHGAIDTAVEAMKLGAFDYVTKPFNLAELELLIERAYQRTFLRRENRRLRHFQGETPPVKLVGNSPAIKQVRYLIEKVAPTEVPVLITGESGAGKEVAAHLIQSLSKRADKPFFIKNCATLQKELARSELFGHLRGSFTGAVENSEGFMAFANKGTLFLDEIGELPIEVQAALLRVLENKTYRRVGEKEERRADIRLLFATNRELVKEVAEGRFHEALFHRINVFNIEMPPLRERREDIPLLVEFFLSRLTAGQAPFRISDRAMKCLTEYDWPGNVRELRNVMERSIILSENNLITEHALPREFLEPDRAEEDILTLEAKEKEHIAKVLNFYDNNRSLAAEALGICRKTLYRKIRQYNLF; encoded by the coding sequence GTGAATAATCCCTACGGTCTTCTCGTCGTGGACGACGAACCTTCCATCGGCAAGCTCCTGCTCAAGGAGTTTACCACCCCGGCCCGCACGGTGCATGTGGCGGCCAGCGCCCGCGAGGCTCGGGAGCTCATGGCCAAGCACGAGTTCGAGGTGGCCGTGCTCGACATCCGCCTGCCCGACGTCAACGGCATCGACCTCATGGTGGAGCTCAAGGCCCGCCAGGAGGATCTGGAATGCATTCTCGTCACCGGGCACGGCGCCATCGACACGGCGGTCGAGGCCATGAAGCTCGGGGCCTTCGACTATGTGACCAAGCCGTTCAATCTGGCCGAGTTGGAACTTTTAATCGAGCGGGCCTACCAGCGCACCTTCCTGCGCCGGGAAAACAGGCGACTGCGGCATTTTCAGGGCGAGACCCCGCCGGTCAAGCTGGTGGGCAACTCCCCGGCCATAAAGCAGGTCCGCTACCTGATCGAAAAGGTGGCCCCGACCGAGGTGCCGGTGCTCATCACCGGCGAATCCGGGGCCGGCAAGGAAGTGGCGGCCCACCTCATCCAGTCGCTTTCCAAACGGGCGGACAAGCCGTTTTTCATCAAGAACTGCGCCACGCTGCAAAAAGAGCTGGCCCGAAGCGAACTGTTCGGCCACCTGCGCGGCTCGTTTACCGGGGCGGTGGAGAACAGCGAAGGCTTCATGGCCTTCGCCAACAAGGGCACGCTGTTTCTCGACGAGATCGGCGAGCTGCCCATCGAGGTCCAGGCGGCGCTGTTGCGCGTGCTGGAAAACAAGACCTACCGCCGGGTGGGCGAAAAGGAAGAGCGCCGGGCGGACATCCGGCTGCTGTTCGCCACCAACCGCGAGCTGGTCAAGGAAGTGGCCGAGGGGCGGTTCCACGAGGCGCTGTTTCACCGCATCAACGTCTTCAACATTGAGATGCCGCCGCTGCGGGAACGCCGCGAGGACATCCCGCTTTTGGTGGAGTTCTTCCTGTCGCGCCTCACCGCCGGGCAGGCCCCGTTCCGCATTTCCGACCGGGCCATGAAGTGCCTGACCGAATACGACTGGCCGGGCAACGTGCGCGAACTGCGCAACGTCATGGAGCGCTCCATCATCCTGTCCGAAAACAACCTCATCACCGAACACGCCCTGCCCCGCGAGTTTCTGGAACCGGATCGGGCCGAGGAGGACATTTTGACCCTCGAGGCCAAGGAGAAGGAGCACATCGCCAAGGTGCTCAACTTCTACGACAACAACCGGTCGCTGGCCGCCGAGGCCCTCGGCATCTGCCGCAAGACGCTCTATCGCAAGATCCGGCAATACAACCTGTTCTAG
- a CDS encoding class I SAM-dependent methyltransferase: MQSAEVAAYWEANAGQWTRQSRAGLDVYRDVLNTPLFLAMLPAIDGRDGLDIGCGEGTNTRRLARLGARMRALDIAPTFLRHAREAEAATPLGIDFLLGDALSLPFADAAFDFATAFMSLMDMPNHERALGEAWRVLRPGGFLQFSILHPCFAPPYRKVLREPDQSVRAIEVGRYFETEGAHLDTWWFSSLPRERRSEVPPFQVPYFHRTLSDWLNAICQTGFVIERLGEPTATPQQAQAVPLVADTRVTPLFLHIRAGKPAATVSRPA, translated from the coding sequence ATGCAAAGTGCCGAAGTCGCCGCCTACTGGGAAGCCAACGCCGGACAGTGGACCCGCCAGAGCCGGGCCGGCCTCGACGTGTACCGGGACGTGCTCAACACGCCGCTTTTTCTGGCCATGCTCCCGGCCATCGACGGCCGCGACGGGCTGGACATCGGCTGCGGCGAGGGGACCAACACCCGCCGGCTCGCCCGGCTCGGGGCGAGGATGCGCGCCCTCGACATCGCGCCGACCTTCCTGCGCCATGCCCGCGAGGCCGAGGCCGCCACTCCCCTTGGCATCGACTTTCTGCTCGGCGACGCCCTGTCCCTGCCGTTTGCCGATGCCGCCTTTGATTTCGCCACCGCGTTCATGTCGCTGATGGACATGCCGAACCACGAGCGCGCCCTGGGCGAAGCCTGGCGGGTGCTGCGCCCGGGCGGCTTCCTCCAGTTCTCCATCCTGCACCCCTGCTTCGCGCCGCCGTATCGCAAGGTGCTGCGCGAGCCCGACCAGTCGGTGCGGGCCATCGAGGTCGGGCGCTATTTCGAGACCGAGGGCGCGCATCTCGACACCTGGTGGTTCTCCAGCCTGCCGCGGGAGCGGCGAAGCGAAGTCCCCCCCTTCCAGGTGCCCTACTTCCACCGCACCCTAAGCGACTGGCTCAACGCCATCTGCCAAACAGGCTTCGTGATCGAGCGCCTCGGCGAACCGACGGCCACGCCCCAACAGGCCCAGGCCGTCCCCCTGGTGGCCGACACCCGGGTCACCCCGCTTTTCCTGC